One genomic window of Pseudomonas sp. LFM046 includes the following:
- a CDS encoding electron transfer flavoprotein subunit beta, translating into MPHDALKIVSLVSIGAHPTSGRARRADQDARAVELGLRLAGSRLRVVHAGNPHEEALRAYLGMGLDELIVLDQGPQDDALPPLGDFLRECGAQLVLTGSQAETGEGSGMLPYLLAERLGWPLVVGLAEVEKVDNGVAQVLQALPRGQRRRLKVRLPFLASVDNAAPTARQSAFGPARRGRIEAEDVELVEDVLFTEAQLQPARPRPKRLKVIKAKTGAERMKAATAKASGGGGQVLKDVSPQAGAEAIFKLLLEEGVLR; encoded by the coding sequence ATGCCGCATGACGCACTGAAGATCGTCAGCCTGGTCTCCATCGGCGCGCACCCCACCTCGGGCCGCGCGCGCCGCGCCGACCAGGACGCCCGCGCCGTGGAACTGGGCCTGCGCCTGGCCGGCTCGCGTCTGCGCGTGGTGCATGCTGGAAACCCGCACGAAGAAGCCCTGCGCGCCTACCTGGGCATGGGGTTGGATGAGCTGATCGTCCTCGACCAGGGCCCGCAGGACGATGCGTTGCCTCCGCTCGGCGACTTCCTCCGCGAATGCGGCGCCCAACTGGTGCTTACCGGCAGCCAGGCGGAAACCGGCGAAGGCTCCGGCATGCTGCCGTACCTGCTGGCAGAACGCCTGGGCTGGCCGCTGGTGGTGGGCCTGGCTGAGGTGGAGAAGGTGGACAATGGCGTGGCCCAGGTCCTGCAGGCGCTGCCGCGCGGCCAGCGCCGCCGGCTGAAGGTGCGCCTGCCCTTCCTCGCCAGCGTCGACAATGCCGCACCCACGGCGCGCCAGAGCGCATTCGGCCCTGCTCGCCGTGGCCGCATCGAGGCGGAAGACGTGGAGCTGGTGGAGGATGTACTGTTCACCGAGGCCCAGCTTCAACCGGCACGGCCACGGCCCAAGCGCCTCAAGGTGATCAAGGCCAAGACCGGCGCCGAACGGATGAAGGCGGCCACCGCGAAAGCCTCGGGCGGCGGCGGCCAGGTGCTCAAGGACGTCTCGCCCCAGGCAGGCGCCGAAGCTATCTTCAAACTGTTGCTGGAAGAGGGAGTGCTGCGCTGA